The sequence CATGGCCGAAAAAGCGTGCACCAACCGAAAATCCATTGAGGAGATGATTCTGCTTGCCAATCGATAATGCTCCCTTGCTCATATCGATATTAACGACACTGTCACAACCACCTTGCAGTGCGGCCACTGAAAATGCACAGGTATATGAGAAGAGGTTGAGTACTTTTTTCCCTTGGGCATGTTCCCTCACCCATTGGCGGCCATTTTTCATATCGAGAAACAGTCCATGATTCTGCCCTTTTAACAGGTGAACATGGTATTTAGCGCCATTTTCGACAACAGTATGCTTCTCAGGAACATCCCCCTCTATCAAATCGGTTTGTGTACACCCACCGCTGCGATACTGATAAACAAGGTTTAGCGCTTCGCAGCCTTTAAGGGCATGCCACCTCTGTTTAATCAATTCAACTGTTACATCTAAGGAATCAGACTCTAAGGGCTTAAAACTCGTTAACAGCAGTACAGGCGGATACCAATCCAGACAGATGTGTTCAGCTCCCGGATATAAGCCACCTCGACCATGAAACAGGCGATTAACCTCCTCCCCCAGAGTCATCTTATTTAATTCATCAAAAAATAATTGCATTTCACTCACTTGTCGAAATTTATTTCTCTATAAAACAACAAAGCCACGTATAGGTGGCTTTGTTAGTACTCGAGTCTCGCCGGTATTAAACGGTCTGAGACATATCTTCTTTCTCGTTATCGCTAGGCTTAATCTCATCAACATCATCGGCCAACAATATCGCTAGCCATCTTCCTCCCTGACTCGACTCTAGGGCGATTTTTACAATCATGGTCAAGGGTACCGATAATAACATGCCTACCGAACCTAATAACCAGCCCCAAAAAATTAATGACAAGAAAACGACCAAGGTAGAAAGGCCTAAACCTTTGCCCATATATCTAGGTTCTACTGCGTTCCCCATGACCATATTCGTGCCTAAATAGAGCAGAGCGGTGGCGCCCGCTGCTGCAGGGCCGAGTTGAATAAATGCTAATAACACAGAAGGAATGGCGGCGATAATTGAACCTATATTGGGAATGTAATTAAACAGGAAGGCAATGACTCCCCATAAAAGCGCATAATCCACCCCGATAATTGCCAGGCCAAAACCAACAATCACACCTGTCGCTAGGCTCACCAGTGTCTTAATCACCATGTACTGATTGACCGAGTGCAAAAACTTATCTATCTGCTGCATTCTCATCTCTGGATCATCCAGAGCAAAATGTAGCTTCTTAGGTAAAGTCTGAGACTCAAACAGCATAAACACCACAGTAAGAATGATTAAAAACAGATTAGCCATCACGCCACCGACACCCGTGAGCATATTGGTGGTCATGGAGAGCGCGATACCTGGATCGAAATAAGCCAAGATCTGTTCTTTAGTGATGATGATATTGAATGTCTGTAGCTTTTGAACAATCCAACCAAACTGCTCCACAAGCTGATCTCGGTAGTGAGGTAACTGATTAGAAAACTCGTTGATAGAGCTACCGACTATTTGCGCTAACCACAGCCCCATCATGACAATAAACACCATCAAGAGGAGAACGGCCAAAGATCTGGGCACTTTAAATCGTGTCATTCCGGTGATAACCGGATTACAGATCACGGCGATGAATGCCGAAAGCACAAATGGTACAACAATAGGGCTTGCCGCCTTAATTCCGGCTAAGATCACGACGATAAATGCCATGATCGCGAACCCTTTATATGCAACTGATTGGGTATCAATTCTTGGCATATGAATTTAATCCTTCATGATTAACTAATAGATTGATAGGCTTAATAATAGATAACTCTTAATAAAAATAATTTTAGCATGGAGCAATGACTAGTATGAAACCAGAAATCGCCATCATCCGCATTAAAAATCTACGACTTAGGACGTTTATCGGTATCAAGGATGACGAAATCCAAAACAAACAAGATATCTTAATCAATGCTGAAATCCATTACTGTGCTAATAAGGCTCGCAACAGTGATAATATGGAAGACGCGCTGAATTATCGCACAATCACCAAAAAAATCATTGAATTAGTTGAACATAATCGATTTAATTTATTAGAGAACCTTACGAGTCAGGTGCTCAACATCGCCAGCGATCACTCTTGGGTCGATTTTGCAAATGTCGAAATAGACAAGCCTCACGCCCTTCGCTTCGCAGATTCAGTGTCTCTCTCCCTCTGTTACAGTAAAAATAACAAGATCTAGCATCAAGAGTGATACTAACCTGATGATTGGGACCAGTTTATCCCATATTGATGAACAAGAACCTGACATCTCAGGTTCTTGATTTCATCCCCAACATACTGTCACGTCAGAGTTTACACAGATTATCCAGCCCTCTGGCTGAACAAAGCCTGAGTTAAGCAAAACAAATCACTCTGCTACAATAGAAACTATGACTAATTTCATCCTTAGAAAAGCTGAATCATGAAAATATTGATCACAGGTGCCACAGGGTTCATTGGCCACCAGCTTGTCAGAGTCCTGAGTCATGAAAATAAACTGACTATTTTAACCCGCTCTCCCGCTTCAGCTCATCACCAACTCGGTGCTGAACATCAATATCTGGGGAATTTAGCTTCTTTATCAGACTTTAACGAATTTGATGCCGTGATTAACCTTGCGGGTGAACCCATTGCTAATAAACGTTGGTCAGAAAAACAAAAACAATTGATTTGCCAGAGTCGATGGGATATTACGTCTCGTATTGCTGAATTAATTACAGCCAGTGATAACCCACCTCAGGTATTAGTAAGCGCTTCTGCCATAGGTATCTATGGTCAGCAAGGCGCTCAGGTAATCGATGAATCTTATGTGTTAACGTCACTCGATGAAAGAACCACTAATGATTTCCCCTTAAGAGTTTGCTCTCACTGGGAGGAGCTTGCCCAATCCGCTCAATCTGACAGCACCAGAGTCTGTATCATTCGTACTGGATTGGTACTCGGTCTATCTGGCGGTGCACTAGCCAAAATGCTCTTACCATTTAAGCTTGGTTTAGGAGGCCCCATAGGAACAGGCCAGCAAGGGATGAGTTGGATACATCAAGACGATCAAATTAATTTAATCATGTTTTTACTGGATCAGGAAAAATGCCAAGGGATCTTTAATGCCACTGCCCCAACTCCCGTCAGTAATTACAAGTTTTCTAAGTTACTAGGACAAGCACTCTCTCGCCCTGCATTAATGCCTTTGCCTGCCATCATGTTGCAATTGTTACTGGGTGAGATGTCAGAGTTGTTAACACAAGGCCAGTATGTACTTCCCACCAGAGCAGAGGAAGCTGGATTTAAATTTAAATACCCCGAGTTAAAGCAGGCATTTGCTTCTCTCATAGATTGAGTTCGATTCTAAAACTCCAAGGCATCCAAAAAGGTAAGTGTAAGACTATTGCCAATTCAGATCTTGAGCCCTAGCCTCTATGGCCCATAAGATATCATACAAGCCACTAGTATTAGCGCTATTAGCAAGCCAAGCTGGAATACTGCCTCCTAAATCTGTATATAGCCAATACGTTGCCTGGGTACGTCCATCTTCCCTTGCTGTAAGAGACCAGCTGCCATCACAGATTAACAAACGCACTATGCCCTTTATGGGTTTAGGTCCGAACTGGTTCTTCTGGGTCCAATATCGATAATATCGTCCCTTTTCAGTATCCACTTCGTTGACCACCAGTAAGGTATAATCTCTTTGGCTCACAAGGGGCGGATTAATCCTGTGGTAAACATAAGCTCGATCCATTCCCTCCTGCTTGACTACCTTTATTTCATCCATATAAGGCAAGAATTTAGTGTAATGTTCAACTCGGGTAAGTGTTCGCCAAACCCTTTCGATTGGTGCATCGATTACCGCCTCAAGTTTCACCTCTTTGATCGAGGTACCCGGCACTTCTCGGGTCCAAACGACAGCTTGGCCTCTTGTCGACGCTTTATCCCAAGTATCCCCAGGGGCTGCTTGTACCCTTTGCACTTCGGCATAGATCTCAGAAGGGGAAAAAACACCAAGGATAAATAACGAGAAACACAGTTTCAGAAAGGCCATACTATGAATTCTAGGCTCACAATTGGATATCATTACAGTGAGTATAGATCTAGCTCCTCAATTGCAGAAACCAACCGAATAAAAGCAAGCTTATAAATGACTAATACCTATTGGTATCAGTTAAACAACCTAAGGCTTCTCCTCGGAAAATGAATAAAATGGCGAAGCCTTACAGCTTCGCCTTCGGTGGAAAAATGAACTCTAACCTGCTTTGAGCAGTTCACCACAGGATTTATTCAACAATTGTCGACAACGCCATACTCCCAATAGCGCAACCGTAATCGCACCACACAGAGGCGCCATTCCCCACCAAGGCCAGTGCATATAAATATTCAACTCAAACACCTGAGTCTTGAGCAAGTAGAGAATAAACTCGGCGACAATCACAGCTAACAGCCCGGCTATGGTGCCCAATAAAGCAAATTCTAGTCCGGTGGCCATGCGTAATAGCCAGCCCGATGCGCCAAAAGTTCGTAACACCGCCAACTCTCTTTGTCTGGTCGCCATGCCCGCCTCAGTTTGCGCTATCATTACCAGGCTACTGGCCAAAACCACCAGCACTAACACTAAGGTAAGCGACAGGGAAACCTGATCGACTATCTGCCGCAACTGCTTGATCATGGTGCCCACATCTATGATGGAAACAGTAGGGAACTGCTTAATGATGTCCAGAATGACCTCAGGCTTATTATCATCGAGATAAAAACTCGCCATCGATGTATAGGAAAAATTCGCCAGGGATTCCTTGGTGAAAATCATAAAGAAATTGGGCTGTAACGTCTCCCAGTGCACCGCGCGAATACTGCCAACCTTAACGACTAAGGTCTGGTTATCTATGACGTAGGTCAGGCTATCACCAATCTTAAGATCTAACCGCTCCGCGACGCCCGACTCAACCGACACCTCATCGGGATTGACATTAAATTCCCCTTCTAAAATTTCGTTATTTGGTGGCACACTGTCTCGCCAAGTGAGATTGAGTTCACGTGAGATCCC is a genomic window of Shewanella psychrophila containing:
- a CDS encoding class I SAM-dependent methyltransferase; translated protein: MQLFFDELNKMTLGEEVNRLFHGRGGLYPGAEHICLDWYPPVLLLTSFKPLESDSLDVTVELIKQRWHALKGCEALNLVYQYRSGGCTQTDLIEGDVPEKHTVVENGAKYHVHLLKGQNHGLFLDMKNGRQWVREHAQGKKVLNLFSYTCAFSVAALQGGCDSVVNIDMSKGALSIGKQNHLLNGFSVGARFFGHDIFKSWGKLTKLGPYEMIIADPPSNQKGSFVATKDYSRLLKRLPELLTSDGEVLLCLNAPELSIDFLKNQVEEFSPSLEFVELLANPGIFADISIDKALKVLKYRRKNG
- a CDS encoding AI-2E family transporter encodes the protein MPRIDTQSVAYKGFAIMAFIVVILAGIKAASPIVVPFVLSAFIAVICNPVITGMTRFKVPRSLAVLLLMVFIVMMGLWLAQIVGSSINEFSNQLPHYRDQLVEQFGWIVQKLQTFNIIITKEQILAYFDPGIALSMTTNMLTGVGGVMANLFLIILTVVFMLFESQTLPKKLHFALDDPEMRMQQIDKFLHSVNQYMVIKTLVSLATGVIVGFGLAIIGVDYALLWGVIAFLFNYIPNIGSIIAAIPSVLLAFIQLGPAAAGATALLYLGTNMVMGNAVEPRYMGKGLGLSTLVVFLSLIFWGWLLGSVGMLLSVPLTMIVKIALESSQGGRWLAILLADDVDEIKPSDNEKEDMSQTV
- the folX gene encoding dihydroneopterin triphosphate 2'-epimerase, which translates into the protein MKPEIAIIRIKNLRLRTFIGIKDDEIQNKQDILINAEIHYCANKARNSDNMEDALNYRTITKKIIELVEHNRFNLLENLTSQVLNIASDHSWVDFANVEIDKPHALRFADSVSLSLCYSKNNKI
- a CDS encoding TIGR01777 family oxidoreductase; its protein translation is MKILITGATGFIGHQLVRVLSHENKLTILTRSPASAHHQLGAEHQYLGNLASLSDFNEFDAVINLAGEPIANKRWSEKQKQLICQSRWDITSRIAELITASDNPPQVLVSASAIGIYGQQGAQVIDESYVLTSLDERTTNDFPLRVCSHWEELAQSAQSDSTRVCIIRTGLVLGLSGGALAKMLLPFKLGLGGPIGTGQQGMSWIHQDDQINLIMFLLDQEKCQGIFNATAPTPVSNYKFSKLLGQALSRPALMPLPAIMLQLLLGEMSELLTQGQYVLPTRAEEAGFKFKYPELKQAFASLID
- a CDS encoding START domain-containing protein, yielding MAFLKLCFSLFILGVFSPSEIYAEVQRVQAAPGDTWDKASTRGQAVVWTREVPGTSIKEVKLEAVIDAPIERVWRTLTRVEHYTKFLPYMDEIKVVKQEGMDRAYVYHRINPPLVSQRDYTLLVVNEVDTEKGRYYRYWTQKNQFGPKPIKGIVRLLICDGSWSLTAREDGRTQATYWLYTDLGGSIPAWLANSANTSGLYDILWAIEARAQDLNWQ